In Robbsia sp. KACC 23696, a single window of DNA contains:
- a CDS encoding IclR family transcriptional regulator, whose product MNDYTVASVDSALKLLAIVADTPRLSLSELADRADLNTSRTFRLLSTLAAHRLVDRVGDPAVYTLGTQALVLGIAAGRQIDLAAASQGPLMHLVETLNEACQVRVRDGDETVCIARVESTQAVRVHGTIGNRRPIHVGASGKLLLAFASEDEQTMLLTRQMRAFTKETRVSADDLKHELGEIHARGFSISRGEATPGVVAIAVPIMASNAHILAALGTSIVASRFVEDQLSGIVEQMQGAARAISGHLGHRLP is encoded by the coding sequence ATGAACGACTACACCGTCGCATCGGTCGATTCCGCGTTGAAATTATTGGCCATCGTCGCGGACACGCCGCGTTTGAGCCTCAGCGAGCTTGCGGATCGCGCCGATCTGAATACGTCGCGGACCTTCCGCCTGCTGTCGACGCTTGCCGCACATCGCCTGGTCGATCGTGTGGGCGACCCCGCGGTCTATACGCTCGGCACGCAAGCACTGGTTCTCGGGATCGCGGCCGGGCGCCAGATCGATTTGGCCGCCGCCTCGCAGGGGCCCTTGATGCATTTGGTCGAGACGTTGAACGAGGCGTGTCAGGTGCGTGTGCGCGACGGCGACGAAACCGTCTGCATTGCACGGGTGGAGTCGACGCAAGCGGTGCGGGTGCACGGCACCATCGGCAATCGGAGGCCGATTCATGTGGGCGCATCCGGCAAATTGCTGCTCGCCTTTGCCTCCGAGGACGAACAGACGATGCTTCTGACGCGACAGATGCGCGCGTTCACGAAAGAAACGCGCGTGAGCGCCGACGATTTGAAGCATGAACTCGGCGAGATTCATGCGCGCGGATTTTCCATCAGCCGCGGCGAGGCGACACCGGGCGTGGTTGCGATCGCGGTGCCGATCATGGCGTCGAATGCGCATATTCTCGCGGCATTGGGCACCTCGATCGTGGCGTCGCGTTTTGTCGAGGACCAGTTATCCGGCATCGTCGAACAGATGCAAGGCGCCGCACGCGCCATCTCCGGCCATTTGGGCCATCGTCTCCCCTGA
- a CDS encoding LysE family translocator translates to MLQDTVFSALPAAILFALVSSITPGPNNMMLLASGINFGLRRTTPHMVGISLGVASMMLAVGFGLGKIFLRFPVLYPVLEACSVAYLLYLAWKIGTSGAIESRKGTERPMRLYEGMAFQLINPKAWMMVLTAATTLHLSADFGTNAQYMAIIFCLAGFPCICLWAAFGTAMRRALSRPSWIRTFNIVMALSLVATLYPVAMKFFA, encoded by the coding sequence ATGCTTCAAGACACTGTATTCAGCGCTTTGCCTGCAGCCATCCTGTTTGCCCTGGTCTCGTCGATCACGCCGGGACCCAACAATATGATGTTGCTGGCGTCGGGCATCAACTTCGGGCTGCGCCGCACGACGCCTCATATGGTCGGCATCAGTCTGGGCGTCGCCTCGATGATGTTGGCCGTCGGCTTCGGGCTTGGAAAGATCTTCCTGCGCTTCCCCGTTCTGTATCCGGTGCTGGAAGCGTGCAGCGTGGCCTACTTGCTCTACCTGGCCTGGAAAATCGGCACGTCCGGCGCGATCGAGAGCCGCAAGGGCACGGAGCGTCCGATGCGCCTTTATGAGGGGATGGCCTTCCAGTTGATCAACCCGAAAGCCTGGATGATGGTGCTGACCGCCGCGACCACGCTGCATCTGAGCGCGGACTTCGGCACCAATGCACAATACATGGCGATCATCTTTTGCCTCGCCGGCTTTCCGTGCATCTGCCTGTGGGCGGCATTCGGAACGGCGATGCGGCGCGCGCTGTCACGACCCAGCTGGATTCGCACGTTCAATATCGTCATGGCGCTGTCGCTGGTCGCCACGCTTTACCCGGTCGCGATGAAGTTCTTCGCTTGA
- a CDS encoding N-formylglutamate amidohydrolase: MTKAYSLLSPRVPAIPLVLDSPHSNFSLPADFRPAAPVAAIRSGWDAYLEDLWAGAVDLGATLIAAEFPRTYIDANRAEDDIDEKLLATPWPHPSRPSDYSRRGQGLIRRFALPEVAMYDRALTVEEVAHRIDTYYRPYRAAIAAAIDAATQRFGHVWHLDLHSMKSKGNAMNLDAGKARPDFVISDRDGTTSDPNITAWIAARFSALGYHVAINEPYKGGDIVACYGRPALGQHSIQIEINRALYMNEESGEKSAGYAALKADIDTFLAAFVAHIAEPGAVF; the protein is encoded by the coding sequence ATGACGAAGGCTTATTCGCTGCTGTCGCCCCGGGTTCCCGCTATTCCGCTGGTACTCGATTCGCCGCACAGCAATTTCAGCTTGCCGGCGGACTTTCGTCCGGCGGCGCCGGTGGCCGCTATTCGCTCGGGGTGGGACGCCTATCTGGAAGATCTGTGGGCCGGTGCCGTCGATCTGGGGGCGACGTTGATTGCCGCCGAATTTCCGCGGACCTATATCGATGCGAATCGCGCCGAGGACGACATCGATGAAAAGCTGCTTGCCACGCCTTGGCCGCATCCGAGCCGACCCAGCGATTACAGCCGGCGCGGCCAGGGCTTGATCCGGCGCTTCGCCTTGCCGGAGGTCGCCATGTACGACCGCGCGTTGACGGTCGAGGAAGTCGCGCATCGCATCGATACCTACTATCGTCCCTATCGCGCAGCCATCGCCGCGGCGATCGATGCCGCGACGCAGCGGTTCGGGCATGTCTGGCATCTCGATCTTCATTCGATGAAATCCAAGGGCAATGCAATGAATCTCGACGCGGGAAAGGCGCGTCCGGATTTCGTCATCAGCGATCGGGACGGCACCACCAGCGATCCGAACATCACCGCATGGATTGCCGCGCGCTTCAGCGCGCTGGGCTATCACGTCGCCATCAATGAGCCGTACAAGGGCGGCGATATCGTCGCTTGCTACGGTCGGCCCGCGCTCGGTCAGCACAGTATTCAAATCGAAATCAATCGCGCCTTGTACATGAACGAGGAAAGCGGCGAGAAGTCGGCGGGCTATGCCGCCTTGAAGGCCGATATCGACACCTTCCTCGCGGCGTTCGTCGCGCATATCGCTGAGCCGGGCGCGGTGTTCTGA